Genomic DNA from Bemisia tabaci chromosome 2, PGI_BMITA_v3:
TGCCTTTTCAAAtatattctctgaaattttgtttgaaaaaatcaagcaattctcgcataaaaaaacaagcagataGAAGCTGCAAGTAGCTGTGGTTTGACGTTTGCTGTCAGATTACAATTTCTCAACTCAACTAGACAAAATaacattcctgaaaaatttgcctACATTTACTCAGGGGCACTGCATAGTCTCTTCTCTCATGAATACTCATAAACAATGGAAAAATtgtagggctgtgcgaatattcgAAAATCTTGAATATTCGAGTTCGAATAATTTTTCCGATATTCGATTCGAACTCGAACCTGGAAACCCTGAATAATCGAATTATTCAACAACATTGACTAAACTCCGAATATCCAACAAGAAAGACCGAATATTCGTACATCCGGCCATATTGATGACGTACTAGTAAGAACTCGATACGGCGCGCAGTTCAAACTACTTGTTTTGAGGTTTTGAGGTACTAACCTCCATAACCTATCCTTCTCCGCCCCGCGCAGCACCCAGGTCTTTACAATGTTGCTAGACTGTCTTTACGAGATCAGCATTGATGTGGAGTAAAACTGATAAAAACGAATCAGTAAGAAGCAGTTTTACAGTTCCACGACGGTTCAATCAATTGCTTGTCCTGAGAGGAAACAATTTTCtctcccttcttttctttccccagcaaatcaaaatgttcacaaaaatgTGTTGATACTTAAGTGAAGTGATTGATTTTTGATCTTTTTATCCATAATAGTAAtttctttaatcaaaatttgaaagttagaaagaaaaaaattattttttcaatttttacttcgaCCAACACAGAGGttggttttggtcaaaaataggtaaaaactaaaaatattcaattcgGTTCGAAttgaatttgaaactttttcaaaatattcgattCAATTCGATTCGATTCGacataaaaaaaaccacattcgcacagccctaaaaaattgataaattaaaaaatccatACCTGCTCTACAACCATTGTAGATAAATCTTTAAAGAGCACATTTAAATCAACAATTGACTGGACTATACTCGAAACTTGTTTATCTCGCATTTCTGCTGTCTTGGCATTATCTTCTTCTATTAGGAGCATCTGTTGCTCGCTTATAGACTGACCAGGCTTCGTTACTCTGAATCTTTCATCAATGCACTCGGTTTCCCAGTCGGCATCATTGAACCCATTTACAGAAAATAGCTCCCTGTCCTCCTCTTTTGAGCCAAAATCAAGTCTTGATCGTTCTTCACGTGAATCTAATCctgcaaaatttgaagggaaaaaaaaattaccttagaGTTTTAGCATTGAATACACTGTTCAAGCTCAGCATGGACACatggaatgaaaatttaaattagaaaaataatacTAAAATGAAACTGTGACatgtttttctattttcatttcctgactttcatctttttcttactcttatttcttttactttcttcctaccatttatttttattcttttctttctttcttcttccacatttattttttccttgccCTTTTCTCGTaccccttaatttttctttttttcctgatttttatttttattttttttatcttcttccattgttcctttcctcttttttccttcctttctctAATATTTTTGTATTTCTCTTTCATTACTTTTCCCTCCTCTCTTATTCTTTCCATCCGCCATTAATACATTCTTTTTCCAcccctttttatttttccttttcaattttttcctccttcctatatttttcctttcaatatttttccttttttttcccttcctcaGTTTATGGCAAGTGAGGAAGCTTGCAAAGCAAGCATGTAGCAATTTATCTGAGATTAAGGGGGCAGAGGCCTCTTGGCTGGCTGTGAAGGCTTGCTTCAGCAAGCTCACAGAAGCTATTATCCTCTAAAAGAAACTTCTGTTTTTACTCTCCTGATTGTAGGCCAGTTTCTTAATACAATGGCCTCCAACTAAAGCTGCATGGTTACTTggatttggttttttttcagtttttaacaaGAGGGTGGGCTTTGTATACTTATGACAAGTTATTTTGTTGTGAAGttggaattcaattttttgttttgttttactgttaTAATTCAATTAAATGTTCAGCTGTGATTTCCTGTTTTCTCTGTatatagagtttttttttttcccctgtgAATTGCTTGCTAAATAGATAGATAAAAAAGTTTCTTACAGAAATACGTAGTAAAAATGTCTTAACAAAATAAGATAGGAGCAAAGATAGTGATGTACCACAATCGAGATGTGTTTCCAAAGCTTCACAATCGATGAGTTCACAAAAAATCTATTTTGATTTAACAAGACCAAAAAAGAGAGAACCAAATTCAAGATAGACACTTAATGAACTTACTATTTAAGTAAGAGCTCTGTAGGCCTCGAAAGTGATTAGTCAATTCTTGCAGAGAAGTTAGCAAAGATGTAATTACACTATAAGATAAACGGCGCTCTTGATCCTTTCTGTCGTTTTCACTGGCATGACGAATTTGTTGCACTAATCTTTGAATTCGAGAGAACATCTGAAACACCCCATAAATTCATGATAAGTATGGCTTCAAAAAATCTGTAAGTGTTCAGTCTTGCCTGGCTTgataaaattggaataaaaaaactgacacaattaaagcaaataaaaataggaaaaaaacaaGCTGACAGGGCACAATCCTTTCAGGATTTTAATAGTTGGCTATTAAAGTGCTGtgtatcaatggtgaaactgcaggaaacTGCATACTTACCTCCGTTTTGagcgttgcaaacaccctgtcattcttcattttctacattgaaaacTACCAATTGTCATGTTTTGGAAACTTCagtgactttttttctctacatagggaatattttgtgaaaatttcgagcCACAATGTTGGTTctgtctccttttaaaaaataacatagagactGAGACTCTGGAATCCCACAaccgagatatgcatttttggaGTTTCTCCGTTGGTGAAAGGCCATGGTTGGTTAGGTCCATGTCTTTTTCTTGTTGGATGCAAATTctaaaaatgatcaattttccCCCGATAAATTCGTTCTCAATGTTTGGCTAAAAGtgattcgagagaaaaatccCTGTTACAATGATGATCAGTTGggcgtatttatactaaaagaaACTAGGAACAAATTAGTCCACAGTGCAGAGCACTGAGTTTCTTTTGATTCTATTCTATTGTACATAGTGTTAGTATGTACAAAGTGTAGTAGTGTATGTAAAGTGTTAGTATGTAGTAGTGTGttagtatgtatgtatgtgtagTGTTCGTAGTGTGTATTTGTCGTTAGTTTTTTGTGGTTGAATTCATCCATTACATTCGTCTTTTAAAGCAGTGAAATACAACAGGAAACGTGCAATGTTGCACATTAAGATACATTTCACCATCGATGCATTTAGATTTTCTAGTCAATACATGATCCAGTGGCTAGTCGTACTGACTCATTGCTTCATTTTAACTCAATGGAGGTTTTTCTACAAGAGAGGCAGAGGATAAAACTATGTCCAGTGAAGTTACTTTTGAAATTACATCCAACTCCTTTGGCGTTTCAATTTCAGTACTCGACCTTCAACCAAGAGGTCCTGAGTTTGATTCTTAGTTGAGAGTCGTCTGAGTTCAATGATTTTAGTCAATGATCCCAAGTatcagtgatcgcgataaatagcgattttattggttggttatcgcgatcatatcggtggcaatatatcgataTATTATCGCATTAGAAATTGCGAACTATGGCTATTAGATTGCTACACATTGGAATTTTtggttcaataaaatcgcaatcaATTTTGGTCGGTAAACTTGAGATTAAATCGCcttttatcgcgataaattgccaggtgataaaatcgcgattttatctcgATAAGATCAAGGATAAtggctcagatgttgatgatcctagcgattttgtCACCTCGAGAAAagcgcgataaattgccgggcgataaaatcgcgattttatctcgATACGACCaaggataattgctcagatgttgatgatcctagcgattttatcaccgataaaattgcaataaatcccgatttttccgttgaaaaatactccTTGGGATAATGCTTGGACTACACAGAAATGGAGTGGGTAGTAAACTCATGAGTCACTCATGAAATAGTAAATCTAGTAGATACCTTCGAAATCTCTTGGGTTAATACTTCCATTTGAAGTTCCTGATGCGTAGATTCATCAAACGTAGGCCTTTGCATATGAACTTCCTGCAGAGCTGCTAGCTCTTTTAGTTTTTCTCGGAGTCTGGTTATGGAGTAACGTGCCTCTTCTAATGTGTCACCCCACTGCGGCGTTTCATAGTCTTCTCTCTGCGCCAGTTCAATACCTCCAGCCTCGACAAGTGCCATTCGATCATTGATTATCTGCCAATGAAAGTGAAAACTTAAGAATCAGATGTCTAAAAGACAGCAAGGAGATGCAATCTTTGGGGTACAGATTGATGGGTAGATTCATAAACAAGGATTTTAATTTATTCCTCTCTAGGAGAGGAACATGACTTTCTCGATTCATCAGAtaatacataggttgtcccaaaagtactacacgttttttttttggacgaacggtagcagatatcaaaatgcggtttgagtagtcttaaagaccgagcaattactgataaaacaagacaaatccgagctctctaagtcaaagaatgaccaagttacagtgttttgaaaatgacttgtagaggtgacccctacaggatttttagcttcttttctggaaaaaaaaccaagaattaaagattcaagtggttttattaaatcaattttacagaatcttaccaagattactaGCATTCACTCTTCTTCACTGAACGACTGGACACtagtttccttctcaaaataccttccatcacttgccacacagcgccgcaaCCGTTCTTTCCACTTCTTCAAGcatgttttttcaaattcttcttGCCTGatgttctttaagaaagtttcaacagctctttttATCTAGTTGATGGAGTTAAACTTCCTGCCTCTTAAGCTCTTTTTCAACGTAGGGAATAACCAAAAATCACAGGGTGCGAGGTCCGGGCTGATACCATTTTGGCAACTTCATTTGATCgcaacgatttctctgtagaatttttgattaatcaaatctttgtttttttccagaaaagaagctaaaaatcctggaggggtcacctctgcaagtaattttcaaaacaataaaacttgatcattttttgacttagagagctcaaatttgtcttgttttattagTAATTGttcggtctttaagactacacaaaccgcattttgatatctgctaccgttcgtccaaaaaaaaaaaaaaaaaacgtgcagtacttttgggacaacctatgtatgtatcttttttctttttcttcttcttcttctagtATCCTATCGGCTAATCCCATACCGTTCCTacttttccccttctttttttacCGTATGCTTTCCCTATCTTCATACCTCAATAATCTGCCCTCATCCTCAGTTGTTATTCTGATATACCCTCAGTTTAAATGATAAACTCCTTTTGAACGCCCCCAGTCCCAACTCTTCCAATTTGAAGCACTTCAATTCGATGTAAGCACTCCCTCACTCTCTTGGGAAATATCATGTTATTAACCGTTCCCTTTTCAAGATATGTATCCTCATCCTCATTTCTTATCCCTTTGACATTTTCACACAGCATTAGTTCTTTTATTCTTTTGTCCAACCCTCTTGGATAACCCTTCTTTATCTCATACATAAATATGAAGATCCTATTTCTTATTTTATGCTTTATATGTCTAATGGTGAATGTTTGGCTACAGGGAAATGTCCATCATTGATCAACCAATATCGATTAAGATTGGAAGTTTTAATCATTGAcggtttttagtaaaattttaatcatgaataaacattttatacaTCTATATACTTGGATTGCAGGTGATAATTGCAGAGGTGAAGTCTCAGATAGCATCATTTCAGTTTCAATGGAGCTGGTGATAATGCCACTACATATAATATCTAGTCCAAAACTAAAGTTCTCAGGATTAAGGGAAGCTTTCTTGAACCTTATTTGCTCTCAGGGAGATATACTCTTAAGTGCTACACTTGTAATCGATCAAGAGGGCAACTGAGAAGGCGTTTCAAGACTAATTGGTCCGATCCTCAGCATAGTGCAGCCTTCTAATTTGCTGTCTCCaagctttttccctctttcatGAGAAATCCAGTTTTACACTGAATTTTAACACCCAATGACGAAGTCATCAGTTTATGTAAACTGCACATGCGTATAactgcaatggaccactagacaaggtacgaatttcagcattctgatacatgattcttcaccaaaatttcacgtagaacacgatgcgcacaacgaaaattaccgaaatcaactccttccgaagacatttaatgattcttgatgcgtgaattcaaaccacccgctcatgaaaactcaatgctctacgtgattcacatcgcgcgctaaacgttatcatgaacgtctcagcgatataaaaatctggcaacctcagtcttgacgctttggctcagctatagcaaattgcttataatttgaacaacacatgatgggaaatgaacattgctcgattgagaagcttgctgaaaccgttgtagtgggcgatttgactcacgtagagctttgagtttcttgtgagcgggcagttcaaactcctcgtaaccaatgtgaaataaaaacgttaatatcttcgttaggagttggtttccgtaatttccgttgtgtgaatcgttttctacgtgaaattctggttaagaaacatgtatcagatcgcttaaattcgtaccttgtctagtggtccattggtccGATTCCTCAGCATAGTGCAACCTTCTAATTTGCTGTCTCCaagctttttccctctttcatGAGAAATCTAGTTTTACACTGAATTTTAACACCCAATGACGAAGTCATCATATCTTTATGTAAACTGCACATGCGTATAACTGCAATTGTTTGAAAAAGTTCTAGTTTCACCTACATTATGTTTctatttaaaatcattttccaGCACATAAAAATGCATAGCTCCTTGGGGTTTCCCACAAATCAAGTttaattgagaggaaaaattctggAAATATTAACCGAATTATAAATACAAACCTGGTCCGAGTAGATATTTCTATTCTGTGAGGCATTATTTCGCATGAGTACAAAAACATCAGTAAGATTTCTAGTCACCATGTTGATGGTTCCTTATACAAAATGATTGATTTGACCTTGTtaatctgaaagaaaaaatgtcaaaataaataaaaggtgAAACTTGGGCATTATTAGGGCAGTAACTTATGAGGGTTTTAATTCTTGATGCCTATTCTTTAGTCCGGTTTTCTTTCTTCGGGtaaatttgtctgaaaatgatCACAGAATCTGGAGTGGAGTTTTCTGGCCTTTTTTTGACACACGAAAATGTGGGTGGATATTAGATAGGAGGAGAGCTGAACTCCAAATACAACACAATTTTCTGTTGCAgaatacaaagaaaaaataaatgaccACAAAGGCAATTTGTCAATTTAAACTTAGAAAATTAACTTAGTCATAAAAAGTATACAAGAGAACAAACCAACGAATTCCTGAGCAGAAGAATAGATGTTCAAGTAATTATAGTTTTACAGTTTTTGGAATAGAATCACAACTCTCTTGCATGGTTGAGACTTCTTTCATCAGCACTGAAACGTTTTGGCGAAGGAGATGAAACATGGAAATAGGAATTTCCACAGTTTGCACTGTGCTATTCTCTAACTTCAATTCTAAGTAGATGAATGGTTCCATAAGCTTAGATATGTTGCTGGAAAgaaagacaaaatttaaaattaattttcagtgTTCTTGATAACTTTTAAATTCGCAAGTAATTGGAATATAAACATCGGATACTATTAAAGGTCCTGTTGTTGTCTTCCTTGATGCCATCTTTAATTTTACATTACTCTGTGACATCTTCATTTAAAGATTTAAATTTCCTAAAAGGCTTTCCGCTACCATGATTTATTAGgtgaatttcaaagaaaagctACATATTATATGCTGTCGCCAGTTTGAATTAATCATTTTTAATTCATGAGTGTGTTTTGACAATAGTAGATGTGGTTTCTGAAGAATATATATATGCTCTTCTCAAAAACATATTTCCTGGGGCCACGAATACTTTAATAGTTACCATactattttgataaaaattaggCTACACATTCTCTAGGATCGCGCCTGCGggcggattattgaaatttaaaccagcccgataagacatcgaattgcgatatattgcacggttaagatagggctatgtcttgacgtaagcggcgacatagagtcgatgacatttcaataatcgccccgctggcaTGAGTTAAATGCCCAGAGTAATTGGTCAAAACTGTCCTGACAAAACACCTGCTCAAAGTCAGCTCTCAGAGCCCCCTACAGCCTCTTATACATCCATTTTCTCCGAGTTCCCTCCCCCCCTTATTTTTAGAGTCAATGAACTTCTGAGCAACTTTTATGCAAACTGCAGTTATTGTTATCTTTCACAGTTCACGTTTTGGAGCGTTAAGAAATTTTGTTAGTTGAATTTTAATGGCGTAAAGAAATGTTTTTAGGCACAATTTACTATCTTTAAGTATTAcattttttgcacttttgcACCTAGATTGGAAGATTGAACTTCTGAAAACCTTTATGTCCATTCATATGTCTATAAGAGAAGCCTTTGTTGCAAATAATTAATATTATGGACACTTACTTTCGTTGAAGACTTGTAAATGCAAATTCAAGCGCATGGAACAGAGTTATGTCGTCACCTTCtagtcaaagtatcacaagcgccactttGTCAACTTTTCAGAAGAAATGACAAACTGATTTCCGACCGCACGAGACAGAGTTTCGGCTTGAAACTTAGAATACGCATCCAACACAACTTTCGGTCttacattttgataaaatttcttttgatatttttttgttttctttgaaaattggcgcttgtgataccacGTTCTCAGGACACGTTGAGAACCGATGGCGTATACGATATGGaagctcataaaatttcacggagttctttccatgttttttcaattttaataaaaaaaaaaaattaatattttctagGTAGTGCATCTTATTAATTCAAAACCATCCGTGaataaattatgataaaaatagCTCTTGTGATACTCCGGCCGGAAACTCGGAAAGTGACGAATTGCTCCAGATCATTCCAAACGTTGTTGATACTGAAAATTCCTAAAGATGAGCGATTACTCAActtggcacttgtgatactttgctcTTTTGTGACACTTGTGATACAAAAGTTCATCAACATTATCGGAGTATTTAccatatttctttattttattctaataaaatcTTATGTTCGAAATAATGAGATGCATTATCATACAAGAATAATTTACTAAAAGTGATTTCGTAGGTTGCGGTAACAAATATTGCAAACAATCAGAAAGATGGGCCGTTGCccaacttggcgcttgtgatacaaaACTCAATAAActtttatcaaaaaatattcatactctACTTTattgttctttaaaaaagtattaCTCATGTATGTAGACGCATCTTGTTCTTTCAAAActactcataactcaatttctgtaaaaatccTGCTAGTAATACTTTGGCTGGAGGGTTACGATGTATTGATCACACATGTTATGATACTTTACCTTGATGAAACGGCAATGTCAATCCtccaattttcaggggcttGTGAGGAACGTTTCATTTTACAATCACTTGATTAGTCAACGCTGGTCAGGGAAGTAAGCGTTGCTCGAACAGGATTTCTGGTTTTGAGTGGAATTACATTCGTAGCTTATTAGGATTAGTACAATTGACGGCAGCAgcgaattgaaaaatttcaaatcccaAAACTGCAGCAAGCATACCCACTAATCACACACTCTGCAATTCTACAATGCACAAATTCAGCACAATGATAAGTGTAAATGATAACAGAACAATAACATATGataattttaagctttttttttttttttttctgttcgaaCTTCGAAGCATAGATTAACATAGAGCAGACATATAGAGTACAAACCTGGAGTAGAATTGCAAATGGGAGTGAGCACACCCAAACATGAGAGGatagggtgcaaccgctctcagagggtcgcggaggaacgccatgcgcctttgccggaaaaacaacgcaagtcccgcctggcgattttctttctctctcgcactcatacgcgagacgcttggctattttctatctctctcgcacacttaggcgaggtgcctggctgttttctgtctctctcgcacacccaagcgtgtgagggtagggtgcaaccgctctcagagggtcgcgggggaacgccatgcgcctttgccggaaaaacaacgcaagtcccgcctggcgattttctttctctctcgcactcatacgcgagacgcttggctattttctatctctctcgcacacttaggcgagctgcctggctgttttctgtctctctcgcacacccaagcgtgtgagcgtagggtgcaaccgctctcagagggtcgcgggggaacgccatgcgcctttgccggaaaaacaacgcaagtcccgcctggcgattttctttctctctcgcactcatacgcgagacgcttggctattttctatctctctcgcacacttaggcgagctgcctggctgttttctgtctctctcgcacacccaagcgtgtgagggtagggtgcaaccgctctcagagggtcgcgggggaacgccatgcgcctctgccggaaaaacaacgcaagtcccgcctggcgatt
This window encodes:
- the LSm-4 gene encoding COMM domain-containing protein 5, whose translation is MKRSSQAPENWRIDIAVSSSNISKLMEPFIYLELKLENSTVQTVEIPISMFHLLRQNVSVLMKEVSTMQESCDSIPKTVKL
- the Syx16 gene encoding syntaxin-16, which codes for MVTRNLTDVFVLMRNNASQNRNIYSDQIINDRMALVEAGGIELAQREDYETPQWGDTLEEARYSITRLREKLKELAALQEVHMQRPTFDESTHQELQMEVLTQEISKMFSRIQRLVQQIRHASENDRKDQERRLSYSVITSLLTSLQELTNHFRGLQSSYLNRLDSREERSRLDFGSKEEDRELFSVNGFNDADWETECIDERFRVTKPGQSISEQQMLLIEEDNAKTAEMRDKQVSSIVQSIVDLNVLFKDLSTMVVEQGTVLDRIDYTLEQTSIGVSQGYEQLVKADRSHAKNRKMMCIMCLAPVTLIMLFLLIIIKF